One genomic region from Bacteroidota bacterium encodes:
- a CDS encoding glutamate--cysteine ligase, producing the protein MSLTASESRTRIPFTSSPRPTIGVELEVQILDPETMNLTAGSLDILERVGTDHPKIKQELTQSTVEVITGICDTVAEARADLAGTLEEVYQIGDDVGLAFALAATHPFAQWRDQKIFPNDRYQMLVDKIQWPARRLLIYGLHVHVGVSSGEKAIALSNALTTYIPHMLAVSASSPFTDFEDTGLASARSKIFEGMPTAGLPFRLANYGEFQAFMNTLIRARAIKTIREIWWDIRPHPDFGTIEIRVCDVPSTLTEVCALTALIQSLVVSLGDAYDNGNYVNILRAWIVRENKWRAVRNGLDADIITDNRGGHAPLRDEINSLIEKVSPYAEELGCLGELGALQPLLGEGASYERQRRVHEQTGSLEAVVRSLSHEMRADLFGKPVAG; encoded by the coding sequence ATGTCGCTGACCGCCTCCGAATCCCGCACGCGCATCCCGTTCACTTCCTCGCCGCGCCCGACCATCGGGGTCGAGCTCGAGGTCCAGATTCTGGACCCGGAGACGATGAACCTGACCGCCGGCTCGCTCGACATCCTGGAGCGCGTGGGCACCGATCACCCGAAGATCAAGCAGGAGCTGACCCAGTCCACCGTCGAAGTCATCACCGGCATCTGCGACACTGTGGCCGAGGCGCGGGCCGACCTGGCCGGGACCCTCGAAGAGGTCTACCAGATCGGCGACGACGTGGGGCTCGCCTTCGCGCTCGCCGCGACGCACCCCTTCGCGCAGTGGCGCGATCAGAAGATCTTCCCGAACGACCGCTACCAGATGCTGGTCGACAAGATCCAGTGGCCCGCCCGGCGGCTGCTGATCTACGGGCTCCACGTCCACGTCGGCGTCTCCTCCGGCGAGAAGGCAATCGCGCTCTCGAACGCGCTGACGACCTACATCCCCCACATGCTCGCCGTCTCGGCCTCGTCGCCGTTCACGGACTTCGAGGACACCGGCCTCGCCAGCGCGCGCTCCAAGATCTTCGAGGGGATGCCGACGGCCGGGCTGCCGTTCCGCCTCGCCAACTACGGCGAGTTCCAGGCGTTCATGAACACGCTCATCCGGGCGCGCGCCATCAAGACGATCCGCGAGATCTGGTGGGACATCCGCCCCCACCCAGACTTCGGGACGATCGAGATCCGCGTCTGCGACGTGCCCTCGACGCTGACCGAGGTCTGCGCGCTGACGGCGCTCATCCAGAGCCTCGTCGTCTCGCTCGGCGACGCATACGACAACGGCAACTACGTCAACATCCTGCGCGCCTGGATCGTCCGCGAGAACAAGTGGCGCGCTGTCCGCAACGGCCTCGACGCCGACATCATCACGGACAACCGGGGGGGCCACGCCCCGCTGCGCGACGAGATCAACAGCCTGATCGAGAAGGTCTCGCCCTACGCCGAGGAGCTCGGCTGCCTCGGCGAACTCGGCGCCCTCCAGCCCCTGCTGGGCGAGGGCGCATCCTACGAGCGGCAGCGGCGCGTCCACGAGCAGACCGGCTCGCTCGAAGCGGTCGTGCGCTCCCTCTCGCACGAGATGCGGGCCGACCTCTTCGGCAAACCTGTCGCCGGCTGA